Proteins from a single region of Diaphorobacter limosus:
- a CDS encoding TPM domain-containing protein encodes MVSPTPNTPPSALRGLMRLLRHRWADGALHQTLPPDMLQRLAQRITASEQRHTGQIRICVEGGLPLSYIWRGAGARERAITQFGKLRVWDTEGNNGVLIYLLLADHAIEIVADRGLTQHVAPQTWRTTVATMTEAFRAGHYEDGLTQALAEVSALLVAHFPRDGFQTMDDSGNELPNDPVIAP; translated from the coding sequence ATGGTCTCCCCCACGCCAAACACGCCACCTTCTGCACTGCGCGGCTTGATGCGGCTGCTACGCCACCGCTGGGCCGACGGTGCCCTGCACCAGACCCTGCCACCTGACATGCTGCAACGCCTCGCGCAACGCATCACCGCCAGCGAACAGCGCCACACCGGGCAGATCCGCATTTGCGTCGAGGGCGGCCTGCCCCTGTCCTACATCTGGCGCGGCGCCGGCGCGCGCGAGCGCGCCATCACCCAGTTCGGCAAGCTGCGCGTATGGGACACGGAGGGCAACAACGGCGTGCTGATCTATCTGCTGTTGGCCGATCACGCCATCGAGATCGTTGCCGATCGCGGCCTCACCCAGCATGTTGCCCCGCAAACCTGGCGCACGACGGTGGCCACCATGACCGAGGCCTTTCGCGCGGGACACTATGAGGATGGACTGACCCAGGCGCTGGCGGAGGTTTCGGCGCTATTGGTCGCGCATTTCCCCCGGGATGGCTTTCAGACTATGGATGACAGCGGCAACGAGTTGCCGAACGACCCGGTAATCGCGCCCTGA
- the atpG gene encoding F0F1 ATP synthase subunit gamma translates to MAAGKEIRGKIKSVENTKKITKAMEMVAASKMRKAQDRMRAARPYAEKVRNIAAHLGQANPEYVHPFMKANEAKAAGIIVVTTDKGLCGGMNTNVLRAVTGKLRDLQTAGVQAQAVAIGNKGLAFLNRVGAKVVAQSVGLGDTPHLDKLIGPVKVLLDAYAEGKINAVYLAYTKFINTMKQESVVEQLLPLSSEQLQANKSGHGWDYIYEPDAQSVIDELLVRYVESLIYQAVAENMASEQSARMVAMKAATDNAGNVINELKLVYNKTRQAAITKELSEIVAGAAAV, encoded by the coding sequence ATGGCAGCAGGCAAGGAAATACGCGGCAAGATCAAATCGGTGGAGAACACCAAGAAGATCACCAAGGCCATGGAAATGGTGGCCGCGTCCAAGATGCGCAAGGCGCAGGATCGCATGCGCGCCGCCCGTCCCTATGCCGAGAAGGTGCGCAACATTGCGGCCCATCTCGGTCAGGCCAACCCCGAGTACGTTCACCCTTTCATGAAGGCGAACGAAGCAAAGGCGGCCGGCATCATCGTGGTCACCACGGACAAGGGGCTGTGCGGCGGCATGAATACCAACGTGCTGCGTGCCGTCACCGGCAAGCTGCGTGACCTGCAAACTGCAGGTGTGCAGGCGCAGGCGGTGGCCATTGGCAACAAGGGCCTGGCTTTTCTGAACCGCGTGGGCGCCAAGGTGGTTGCGCAGTCCGTTGGTCTGGGCGACACGCCGCATCTGGATAAGCTCATCGGCCCGGTCAAGGTGCTGCTGGACGCTTATGCCGAAGGCAAGATCAATGCGGTGTACCTGGCGTACACCAAATTCATCAACACCATGAAGCAGGAATCGGTGGTGGAGCAGTTGCTGCCCCTGTCCTCCGAGCAGCTGCAGGCCAACAAGTCCGGTCACGGTTGGGACTACATCTATGAGCCCGACGCTCAGAGCGTGATTGACGAGCTGCTGGTGCGTTATGTCGAGTCGCTGATCTACCAGGCCGTGGCAGAGAACATGGCTTCGGAGCAATCGGCGCGCATGGTGGCCATGAAGGCCGCCACCGACAACGCGGGCAACGTCATCAACGAGCTCAAGCTGGTCTACAACAAGACGCGCCAGGCCGCGATCACGAAAGAACTTTCGGAGATCGTCGCCGGTGCGGCGGCAGTTTAA
- a CDS encoding efflux transporter outer membrane subunit — MHKHQPPRTRAARALAPLAAIALLAGCSFIPSHERPAAPVPQAYAQPGSEMPTTAKAAADIDWKEYFTDPRLQTLLGIALENNRDLRVAMLNVEQARAQFQIQRANQYPTVNAIASGTRQPKTSGDGYSNLYQAGVGISAWEMDFFGRIAALKEQALAQYLATAEARKSAQISLVAAVASGWLTLMADEELLDISRRTLQTREESVKLTRLRLEHGVSSELDSHQAESLAQAARATYAQQLRQRQLDENALALLLGQSLPDAVRASLPSSRLADAAPMQPLPPGLPSDLLERRPDIRQAEQMLIGANANIGAARAAFFPRIALTAQVGSVSSELSGLFKSGSWAFSLAPQLALPIFDAGRNQAGLEAAQAGRQIAVAQYEKSIQVAFREVSDALAGQATLQQQSEAQRAQVQADSKRLQLSDLRYRNGVASYLDLLDAQRSLFATEQALVLTRLQQLQNQVTLYKVLGGGWTEATAATRS, encoded by the coding sequence ATGCACAAGCACCAACCGCCCCGCACGCGCGCCGCGCGCGCCCTGGCACCGCTGGCAGCCATCGCATTGCTGGCAGGCTGCAGCTTCATCCCCAGCCATGAGCGGCCGGCGGCACCCGTGCCTCAGGCCTATGCCCAGCCCGGCAGTGAGATGCCCACCACAGCCAAGGCGGCGGCCGACATCGACTGGAAGGAATACTTCACCGACCCGCGCCTGCAAACCCTGCTGGGCATCGCCCTGGAGAACAACCGCGACCTGCGCGTGGCCATGCTGAACGTGGAGCAGGCGCGCGCGCAGTTCCAGATCCAGCGTGCCAACCAATACCCGACGGTGAATGCGATCGCCAGCGGCACGCGCCAACCCAAGACCTCGGGCGACGGCTACAGCAATCTGTATCAGGCGGGAGTGGGCATCTCGGCCTGGGAGATGGATTTCTTCGGGCGCATTGCTGCCCTCAAGGAGCAGGCCCTGGCCCAGTACCTGGCCACAGCCGAGGCGCGCAAATCAGCACAGATCAGCCTGGTCGCGGCCGTGGCCTCGGGCTGGCTGACACTCATGGCTGACGAGGAGTTGCTGGATATTTCGCGCCGCACGCTGCAGACGCGCGAAGAGTCCGTCAAGCTGACACGCCTGCGCCTGGAGCATGGCGTGAGCTCCGAACTGGACAGCCACCAGGCCGAGAGCCTGGCCCAGGCGGCCCGTGCCACCTACGCGCAGCAACTGCGCCAGCGCCAACTGGACGAAAACGCCCTGGCCCTGCTGCTGGGCCAGAGCCTGCCCGACGCGGTCCGCGCCAGCCTGCCCTCGTCACGTCTGGCCGATGCCGCCCCGATGCAACCGCTGCCCCCGGGCCTGCCTTCGGATCTGCTGGAGCGCCGCCCCGACATCCGCCAGGCCGAGCAAATGCTGATAGGCGCCAATGCCAACATCGGCGCGGCACGCGCGGCCTTCTTTCCGCGCATCGCCCTCACCGCGCAGGTGGGCAGCGTGAGCAGCGAGCTCTCCGGCCTGTTCAAGAGCGGCTCCTGGGCCTTCTCGCTGGCGCCGCAACTGGCTCTGCCGATCTTCGATGCCGGCCGCAACCAGGCCGGGCTGGAGGCCGCGCAGGCCGGGCGCCAGATCGCCGTTGCCCAGTACGAAAAATCGATACAGGTGGCCTTCCGCGAGGTGTCGGATGCGCTCGCTGGCCAGGCCACGCTGCAGCAGCAAAGCGAGGCCCAGCGCGCCCAGGTACAGGCCGACAGCAAGCGCCTGCAGCTGTCCGACCTGCGCTACCGCAACGGTGTCGCCAGCTACCTGGATCTGCTGGACGCGCAGCGCTCACTGTTCGCCACCGAACAGGCGCTGGTGCTGACAAGGTTGCAGCAGCTGCAAAACCAGGTCACGCTGTACAAGGTGCTGGGCGGCGGCTGGACGGAAGCCACCGCCGCAACCCGCTCCTGA
- a CDS encoding F0F1 ATP synthase subunit delta has protein sequence MAELATIARPYAEALYKACTGKTGVDLGGASAWVDELAAIAANPQLRQLLDNPKVSAEQLFGLITGVARTALPDMAHNFLRTLLDNGRVQALPEIAAQFRALVNQGNGSSDAVVYSAFPLDANALAELGARLQKRFGRQLNLSVQTDESLIGGVRVVVGDEVLDTSVKARLEQMKAALIA, from the coding sequence ATGGCTGAACTCGCCACCATTGCCCGTCCTTACGCCGAGGCGCTATACAAGGCCTGCACCGGCAAAACCGGTGTCGATCTTGGCGGTGCCAGCGCCTGGGTGGACGAGCTGGCGGCGATTGCCGCCAACCCACAATTGCGCCAGCTGCTGGACAACCCCAAGGTGTCGGCCGAACAGTTGTTCGGCCTCATCACCGGTGTGGCCCGCACGGCGTTGCCGGACATGGCGCACAACTTCCTGCGCACCCTGCTCGACAACGGCCGTGTGCAGGCGCTGCCCGAGATTGCGGCACAGTTTCGCGCGCTGGTGAACCAAGGCAATGGCTCTTCGGATGCCGTCGTCTACAGCGCCTTCCCGCTGGATGCCAACGCACTGGCCGAGCTCGGCGCCAGGCTGCAAAAGCGCTTTGGCCGCCAGCTGAACCTCTCCGTGCAGACGGACGAGTCGCTCATCGGCGGCGTGCGCGTGGTGGTGGGCGACGAGGTGCTCGACACCTCCGTCAAGGCACGTCTGGAACAAATGAAAGCGGCCCTCATCGCCTGA
- a CDS encoding F0F1 ATP synthase subunit epsilon translates to MNTIHVDVVSAEESIFSGEARFVALPGEAGELGIYPRHTPLITRIKPGSVRIELPDGNEEFVFVAGGILEVQPNCVTVLSDTAIRGRDLDDQKAQEAKASAEEALKNAKSEIDLARAQSELAIMAAQIAALRKFRQKH, encoded by the coding sequence ATGAACACCATCCACGTTGATGTGGTCAGTGCCGAAGAGTCCATCTTCTCCGGCGAGGCACGCTTTGTCGCCTTGCCCGGCGAGGCGGGCGAACTGGGCATCTACCCGCGCCACACACCGCTGATTACCCGCATCAAGCCGGGGTCGGTGCGTATCGAGCTGCCCGATGGCAACGAAGAGTTTGTTTTCGTGGCCGGTGGCATCCTGGAAGTACAGCCCAACTGCGTGACCGTATTGTCCGATACCGCCATTCGCGGCCGCGACCTGGATGACCAGAAGGCACAAGAGGCCAAGGCCTCGGCCGAAGAAGCGCTGAAAAACGCGAAGAGCGAAATCGACCTGGCGCGTGCCCAGTCCGAGCTCGCCATCATGGCGGCACAGATCGCGGCGCTGCGCAAGTTCCGTCAGAAGCACTGA
- the atpA gene encoding F0F1 ATP synthase subunit alpha, translated as MQLNPAEISELIKSRIEGLAASSDIRNQGTVVSVTDGIVRIHGLSDVMQGEMLEFPADADGQPSYGLALNLERDSVGSVILGGYEHISEGDTVKCTGRILEVPVGPELVGRVVNALGQPIDGKGPINAKMTDVIEKVAPGVIARQSVDQPLATGQKSIDSMVPVGRGQRELIIGDRQTGKTAVAIDAIIAQKGQGVTCIYVAIGQKASSIKNVVRALEQAGAMEYTIVVAASASESAAMQYVSAYSGCTMGEYFRDRGQDALIVYDDLSKQAVAYRQVSLLLRRPPGREAFPGDVFYLHSRLLERAARVNADYVEAFTKGEVKGKTGSLTALPVIETQAGDVSAFVPTNVISITDGQIFLETSLFNAGIRPAINAGISVSRVGGAAQTKLIKGLSGGIRTDLAQYRELAAFAQFASDLDEATRKQLDRGARVTELLKQPQYSPLPISLMGSSLFAVNKGFLDDVDVKKVLSFESGLHQFLKTSHAALLERLEANRAFDKEGKDEAELTQAITAFKKTFA; from the coding sequence ATGCAACTCAATCCCGCAGAAATTTCTGAACTGATCAAGAGCCGCATTGAAGGGCTGGCAGCCAGCAGCGACATCCGCAACCAGGGCACCGTGGTGTCCGTGACCGACGGTATCGTGCGCATCCATGGCCTGTCGGACGTGATGCAGGGCGAAATGCTGGAATTTCCCGCCGACGCGGACGGCCAGCCCAGCTACGGCCTGGCGCTGAACCTCGAGCGCGACTCCGTGGGCTCCGTGATTCTGGGCGGCTACGAGCATATCTCCGAAGGCGATACCGTCAAGTGCACGGGCCGCATTCTGGAAGTGCCCGTGGGCCCCGAACTGGTCGGCCGCGTGGTCAACGCCCTGGGTCAGCCCATCGACGGCAAGGGCCCGATCAACGCCAAGATGACGGACGTGATCGAAAAGGTCGCTCCGGGCGTGATCGCACGCCAGTCCGTGGACCAGCCCCTGGCCACCGGCCAGAAGTCCATCGATTCCATGGTGCCCGTCGGCCGCGGCCAGCGCGAGCTGATCATCGGCGACCGCCAGACCGGCAAGACGGCTGTGGCCATCGATGCCATCATCGCCCAGAAGGGCCAGGGCGTGACCTGCATCTACGTCGCCATCGGTCAGAAGGCTTCGTCGATCAAGAACGTGGTGCGCGCGCTGGAGCAGGCCGGCGCCATGGAATACACCATCGTCGTCGCCGCCTCGGCTTCTGAATCGGCTGCCATGCAGTATGTGTCGGCCTACTCCGGCTGCACCATGGGCGAGTACTTCCGCGACCGCGGCCAGGATGCGTTGATCGTCTATGACGATCTGTCCAAGCAGGCCGTGGCCTACCGCCAGGTCTCGCTGTTGCTGCGCCGCCCGCCGGGCCGCGAAGCCTTCCCTGGCGACGTTTTCTATCTCCACAGCCGCCTGCTCGAGCGCGCCGCGCGCGTGAACGCCGACTACGTCGAAGCCTTCACCAAGGGTGAAGTCAAGGGCAAGACGGGTTCGCTCACGGCCCTGCCGGTGATTGAAACCCAGGCCGGCGACGTGTCCGCCTTCGTGCCGACCAACGTGATCTCGATCACCGACGGCCAGATCTTCCTGGAAACCAGCCTGTTCAACGCCGGTATCCGCCCCGCCATCAACGCCGGTATCTCGGTGTCGCGCGTCGGTGGTGCCGCCCAGACCAAGCTGATCAAGGGCCTGTCCGGCGGTATCCGTACCGACCTGGCGCAGTACCGCGAACTGGCCGCCTTCGCGCAGTTTGCCTCTGACCTGGACGAGGCCACCCGCAAGCAGCTGGACCGCGGCGCGCGCGTCACCGAGCTCCTGAAGCAGCCCCAGTACAGCCCGCTGCCCATCAGCCTGATGGGTTCCTCGCTGTTCGCTGTGAACAAGGGCTTCCTGGACGATGTGGACGTGAAGAAGGTGCTGTCCTTCGAATCCGGTCTGCACCAGTTCCTGAAGACCAGCCACGCGGCCCTGCTGGAGCGCCTGGAAGCCAACCGTGCCTTCGACAAGGAAGGCAAGGACGAAGCCGAGCTGACGCAAGCCATCACTGCGTTCAAGAAGACCTTCGCCTAA
- a CDS encoding DUF2946 family protein yields MDDIVRQAIAKWPNVPHCYGWLGLDARGQWYLRDGATQALGGFDVARGSQLQHAKLIDFIHRNYEADARGCWYFQNGPQRVYVELEAAPWVWRLHADGRVMSHTGKVAEVRAMRVDESGRVYLQTDIGPGLVHSMDVGLAADAVEQGRWVPIPIEGAVLAQEFGFVRSPFALSQSRSQAGDPAPQA; encoded by the coding sequence ATGGATGACATCGTCAGGCAGGCCATCGCCAAATGGCCCAACGTGCCGCACTGCTATGGCTGGCTGGGGCTGGATGCACGCGGCCAGTGGTATCTGCGCGATGGTGCAACCCAGGCTCTGGGCGGCTTTGATGTGGCGCGCGGCAGCCAACTGCAGCATGCCAAGCTGATCGACTTCATACACCGCAACTATGAGGCCGATGCGCGCGGTTGCTGGTACTTTCAGAATGGACCGCAGCGAGTCTACGTAGAACTGGAGGCGGCACCCTGGGTCTGGCGCCTGCATGCCGATGGCAGGGTGATGTCGCACACCGGCAAAGTTGCTGAGGTTCGGGCGATGCGGGTGGATGAGTCTGGCCGGGTGTATTTGCAGACCGACATCGGCCCTGGCCTGGTGCACTCGATGGATGTGGGACTGGCTGCCGATGCGGTGGAGCAGGGGCGCTGGGTACCGATTCCGATAGAGGGAGCGGTGCTTGCGCAGGAGTTCGGCTTTGTTCGCAGTCCGTTCGCGCTCAGCCAGAGCAGATCCCAAGCCGGTGACCCAGCGCCGCAGGCATGA
- a CDS encoding TPM domain-containing protein: protein MPVALAIQALIAILLIAIGIPPAGAQPLRAVPALNARVIDETGTLGATELQSLQARLAAMEQRHGSQVVVLMVPTTAPEDIAAFANRVGNAWKIGRKEVGDGVLIVVAKDDRRMRIEVAKALEGAIPDIAAARIIDGAMKPRFREGDFAGGLLAAVDQIDARIAGESLPAPQGPGQGRGGQMQDEGSLSDLAIFLFFGVMVAGPLLRRLLGQRLGGLAMGGGAGLLAFVVTSSLLLAAAAAVAALLYTWIFAGRNMPIVGHGGQHGGGRGGWGGGWGSGGSPGGGFGSGGGGDFGGGGASGDW from the coding sequence ATGCCTGTAGCGCTTGCCATTCAAGCGCTGATAGCTATATTATTAATAGCAATCGGCATTCCTCCGGCTGGCGCCCAGCCACTGCGCGCCGTCCCCGCGCTGAACGCGCGCGTGATTGACGAGACAGGCACGCTCGGCGCAACCGAGTTGCAGTCGCTGCAGGCCCGACTGGCGGCCATGGAACAGCGCCATGGCTCTCAGGTGGTGGTGCTGATGGTGCCCACCACGGCGCCTGAGGACATTGCCGCCTTTGCCAACCGCGTCGGCAATGCCTGGAAGATCGGGCGCAAGGAGGTGGGCGACGGCGTGCTGATCGTCGTCGCCAAGGACGACAGGCGCATGCGCATCGAAGTGGCCAAGGCGCTGGAGGGAGCCATCCCCGACATTGCCGCCGCCCGCATCATCGACGGCGCCATGAAGCCACGCTTTCGCGAGGGGGACTTCGCCGGTGGCCTGCTGGCGGCAGTGGATCAGATAGACGCACGCATCGCCGGCGAAAGCCTCCCCGCTCCGCAGGGCCCCGGCCAGGGAAGGGGTGGCCAGATGCAGGACGAAGGCAGTTTGTCCGATCTGGCCATCTTCCTGTTCTTTGGTGTCATGGTGGCCGGCCCCTTGTTGCGGCGCCTGTTGGGGCAACGCCTGGGCGGCCTGGCCATGGGCGGCGGCGCAGGCCTGCTGGCCTTTGTTGTCACCTCCAGCCTGCTGCTGGCGGCCGCGGCAGCCGTCGCGGCCCTGCTCTACACCTGGATCTTCGCCGGGCGCAACATGCCCATCGTAGGTCATGGCGGCCAGCACGGCGGTGGCCGTGGCGGCTGGGGGGGTGGCTGGGGCAGCGGCGGCAGCCCGGGCGGCGGCTTTGGCTCCGGCGGCGGCGGTGATTTTGGCGGTGGCGGTGCCTCGGGCGACTGGTAG
- a CDS encoding LemA family protein produces the protein MQRLFAIIAAALLLSGCGYNDFQRLDEQSKAAWSEVLNQYQRRADLVPNIVATVKGEANFEQETLTKVIEARAKATSIQVTPETLNNPEAFNKFQQAQGELSGALSRLMVVAERYPQLQANQAFRDLRVTLEGTENRITVARNRYIQSVQDYNVLARSFPTNLTAMVFSYTAKPSFTVQNEAEISTPPKVDFSNPAPAAKP, from the coding sequence ATGCAAAGACTCTTTGCCATCATTGCCGCCGCATTGCTTTTGTCCGGTTGTGGCTACAACGACTTCCAGCGCCTGGACGAGCAGTCCAAGGCCGCATGGAGCGAGGTGCTGAACCAGTACCAACGGCGCGCCGACCTGGTACCCAATATCGTGGCAACGGTGAAGGGCGAGGCCAATTTCGAGCAGGAGACTCTCACCAAGGTGATCGAGGCGCGCGCCAAGGCCACATCGATCCAGGTCACGCCTGAGACCCTGAACAACCCCGAGGCGTTCAACAAGTTCCAGCAGGCCCAGGGCGAGCTGTCCGGCGCGCTATCACGCCTGATGGTGGTGGCCGAGCGCTACCCGCAGCTCCAGGCCAACCAGGCCTTCCGTGATTTGCGCGTGACCCTGGAGGGCACGGAAAACCGCATCACCGTGGCACGCAACCGCTATATCCAGTCGGTTCAGGACTACAACGTGCTCGCGCGCAGCTTCCCCACCAACCTCACGGCAATGGTATTCAGCTATACCGCCAAGCCCAGCTTCACGGTGCAGAACGAAGCCGAGATCAGCACCCCACCCAAGGTGGACTTCTCCAACCCCGCTCCGGCGGCCAAGCCCTGA
- a CDS encoding YybH family protein: MTRPSLRAVLAGSPDELEAAFYDALQQGDLERLMACWADEDEIVCLHPGGARLVGPAAIRAAYTAMLEHGGVQVRPAQVVRVQALASSVHSVLEQVRVVLPDGACEALVNATNVYHKTPRGWRLVAHHASVGEAHEGGLPTSSAHMLH, translated from the coding sequence ATGACCAGACCCTCCTTGCGTGCCGTATTGGCCGGCAGTCCCGATGAGCTCGAAGCCGCGTTCTATGACGCCCTGCAGCAGGGCGACCTGGAGCGCCTGATGGCCTGCTGGGCCGACGAGGATGAAATTGTCTGCCTGCACCCGGGTGGCGCCCGCCTCGTGGGTCCGGCTGCGATACGCGCGGCCTACACCGCCATGCTGGAGCATGGCGGCGTGCAGGTACGACCGGCCCAGGTGGTGCGGGTGCAGGCCCTGGCCAGCAGTGTGCACAGCGTGCTGGAGCAGGTGCGCGTGGTGCTGCCGGACGGCGCGTGCGAGGCGCTGGTCAACGCCACCAACGTCTATCACAAGACACCCAGGGGCTGGCGCCTGGTGGCGCATCATGCCAGTGTCGGAGAGGCGCATGAGGGCGGCCTGCCCACCTCGTCGGCGCATATGCTGCATTGA
- a CDS encoding F0F1 ATP synthase subunit B — protein sequence MSINATLFVQAIVFLILVWFTMTFVWPPIAKALDERAQKIADGLAAADKAKTELAAADQRVKKELAAASNETATRLADAERRAQAIIEEAKARATEEGNKIVAAARAEAEQQAIAARETLREQVAALAVKGAEQILRKEVNAGVHADLLNRLKTEL from the coding sequence GTGAGTATCAACGCGACCCTGTTCGTTCAGGCCATAGTCTTTCTGATCCTGGTGTGGTTCACGATGACCTTCGTGTGGCCCCCGATCGCCAAGGCTCTGGATGAGCGAGCCCAGAAAATCGCCGATGGTCTCGCTGCGGCTGACAAGGCCAAGACCGAACTCGCCGCTGCCGACCAGCGCGTGAAGAAGGAATTGGCTGCTGCCAGCAACGAAACCGCCACGCGCCTGGCTGACGCCGAGCGCCGCGCCCAGGCCATCATCGAAGAGGCCAAGGCACGCGCCACCGAGGAAGGCAACAAGATCGTCGCCGCCGCCCGTGCCGAGGCCGAGCAGCAGGCCATTGCCGCCCGTGAGACCCTGCGCGAGCAGGTGGCCGCACTGGCCGTCAAGGGTGCCGAGCAGATTCTCCGCAAGGAAGTCAATGCCGGCGTCCATGCTGATCTGCTGAACCGCCTCAAGACCGAGCTGTAA
- a CDS encoding c-type cytochrome yields the protein MSDTHDEAHTGAIKNPKQFLTSTILAFVLPIFIIIGLVVFVTSGSKPNAGVGNLEMAIAQRIQKVGNVEVRDANRPLRAGEAVYNGQCAACHATGAAGAPKLGDAAAWGPRIKTGFEALVQSALKGKGAMAPQGGGDFNDTEIARGVAYMANAAGAKFVEPAAPGGADAAAAAPAPAAAAPAAAPAAAAAPAAETDVAAGKKLYESTCVACHGAGVAGAPKFGDKAAWAPRLAAGFDEVLKIATTGKGAMPPKGGSSASDAEFKAAVEYLVNSAK from the coding sequence ATGAGCGACACCCATGACGAAGCGCATACCGGCGCCATCAAAAACCCGAAGCAGTTCCTGACCTCCACCATCCTGGCCTTCGTGTTGCCGATCTTCATCATCATCGGCTTGGTGGTGTTTGTGACCTCGGGCAGCAAACCCAACGCCGGCGTGGGCAACCTCGAGATGGCGATTGCGCAGCGCATTCAAAAGGTCGGCAACGTGGAGGTGCGCGACGCCAACCGTCCGCTGCGTGCGGGCGAAGCGGTGTACAACGGCCAGTGCGCCGCATGCCATGCCACGGGCGCCGCCGGCGCTCCCAAGCTGGGCGATGCGGCCGCCTGGGGTCCGCGCATCAAGACCGGCTTCGAGGCTCTGGTGCAGTCCGCACTCAAGGGCAAGGGGGCCATGGCACCGCAAGGCGGCGGCGACTTCAACGACACCGAGATCGCGCGCGGCGTGGCCTACATGGCGAATGCCGCGGGCGCCAAGTTCGTTGAACCTGCGGCACCGGGCGGCGCCGACGCCGCCGCCGCTGCGCCCGCTCCTGCAGCGGCCGCCCCCGCAGCAGCTCCGGCAGCCGCCGCCGCACCAGCCGCAGAAACCGACGTCGCAGCCGGCAAGAAGCTCTATGAATCCACCTGCGTGGCCTGCCATGGCGCAGGGGTTGCAGGCGCGCCGAAGTTTGGCGACAAGGCCGCCTGGGCGCCCCGCCTTGCCGCCGGCTTTGACGAGGTGCTGAAGATCGCCACCACCGGCAAGGGCGCCATGCCTCCCAAGGGCGGCTCCAGCGCCTCGGATGCGGAGTTCAAGGCCGCTGTCGAATACCTGGTGAATTCCGCCAAGTAA
- the atpD gene encoding F0F1 ATP synthase subunit beta has protein sequence MAQVQGKIVQCIGAVVDVEFPRDQMPKVYDALKLEGSALTLEVQQQLGDGIVRTIALGSSDGLKRGIMVTNTGNPITVPVGKATLGRIMDVLGNPIDERGPVSQELTASIHRKAPAYDELSPSQELLETGIKVIDLVCPFAKGGKVGLFGGAGVGKTVNMMELINNIAKAHSGLSVFAGVGERTREGNDFYHEMSDSKVVVQEDLSQSKVAMVYGQMNEPPGNRLRVALTGLTIAESFRDEGRDVLFFVDNIYRYTLAGTEVSALLGRMPSAVGYQPTLAEEMGRLQERITSTKVGSITSIQAVYVPADDLTDPSPATTFAHLDSTVVLSRDIAALGIYPAVDPLDSTSRQLDPHVVGEEHYQVARQVQGTLQRYKELRDIIAILGMDELAPEDKLTVARARKIQRFLSQPFHVAEVFTGSPGKYVPLSETIRGFKMIAAGECDHLPEQAFYMVGTIDEAFEKAKKLA, from the coding sequence ATGGCTCAAGTGCAAGGCAAGATTGTTCAATGTATTGGCGCCGTGGTGGACGTGGAGTTCCCGCGCGACCAGATGCCCAAGGTGTATGACGCCCTCAAGCTCGAAGGCTCGGCCCTGACGCTGGAAGTGCAGCAGCAGCTCGGTGACGGCATCGTGCGCACCATTGCCCTCGGCTCGTCCGACGGCCTGAAGCGCGGCATCATGGTGACCAATACCGGCAACCCCATCACCGTGCCCGTGGGTAAGGCGACGCTGGGCCGCATCATGGACGTGCTGGGTAACCCCATCGACGAGCGCGGCCCCGTCAGCCAGGAGCTGACGGCCTCCATCCACCGCAAGGCTCCCGCCTACGACGAACTGTCGCCGTCGCAAGAGCTGCTGGAAACCGGCATCAAGGTGATCGACCTGGTGTGCCCGTTCGCCAAGGGCGGCAAGGTGGGCCTGTTCGGTGGCGCCGGCGTGGGCAAGACCGTGAACATGATGGAGCTCATCAACAACATCGCCAAGGCGCACTCGGGTCTGTCCGTGTTTGCTGGAGTGGGTGAGCGTACCCGCGAGGGCAACGACTTCTATCACGAAATGTCCGACTCCAAGGTCGTGGTGCAGGAAGACCTGAGCCAGTCCAAGGTGGCCATGGTCTACGGCCAGATGAACGAGCCCCCGGGCAACCGTCTGCGCGTGGCCCTGACGGGTCTGACCATCGCCGAGTCCTTCCGTGACGAAGGCCGTGACGTGCTGTTCTTCGTGGACAACATCTACCGCTACACCCTGGCCGGTACCGAAGTGTCCGCCCTGCTGGGCCGTATGCCTTCCGCCGTGGGCTACCAGCCGACGCTGGCCGAGGAAATGGGCCGCCTGCAGGAGCGCATCACCTCCACCAAGGTGGGCTCGATCACCTCCATCCAGGCCGTGTACGTGCCTGCCGACGACTTGACCGACCCGTCGCCTGCCACCACCTTCGCCCACCTGGACTCCACCGTGGTGCTGTCGCGTGACATCGCAGCCCTGGGTATCTACCCGGCCGTGGATCCGCTCGATTCCACCAGCCGCCAGCTCGACCCCCATGTGGTGGGCGAGGAGCACTACCAGGTTGCCCGCCAGGTGCAGGGGACGCTGCAGCGCTACAAGGAACTGCGCGACATCATCGCGATTCTGGGTATGGACGAGCTGGCGCCGGAAGACAAGCTGACGGTGGCCCGCGCGCGCAAGATCCAGCGTTTCCTGTCGCAGCCCTTCCACGTGGCCGAGGTGTTCACGGGCTCGCCCGGCAAATATGTGCCCCTGTCCGAGACCATTCGTGGCTTCAAGATGATTGCGGCCGGTGAGTGCGATCACCTGCCCGAGCAGGCCTTCTACATGGTCGGCACCATCGACGAAGCCTTCGAGAAGGCCAAGAAGCTGGCGTGA